Sequence from the Burkholderia stabilis genome:
GTGCAGTCGCGCGTGCGCGAGCTGAACCCGTCGCTGGAGGAAGCCGCGCTCGATCTCGGCGCGACGCCGTTGAAGGTGTTCTTCACGATCACGCTGCCGCTGATCTCGCAGGCGCTGATCGCCGGCTGGCTGCTGTCGTTCACGCTGTCGATCGACGACCTCGTGCTGTCGGCGTTCCTGTCGGGCCCCGGCTCGACGACGCTGCCGCTCGTCGTGTTCTCGCGCGTGCGCCTCGGGCTGAACCCGGAAATGAACGCGCTCGCGACGCTGTTCATCGTCGCGGTGACGGCCGGCGTCGTGATCGCGAACTTCGTGATGCTGCGCCAGGAGCGCAAGCGGATGGCGGGGGTTGCGGCCTGACGCACGGGTTGCGGCCGCAATGAAAAACGCCCGGTGCCGACGATCAGTCGGGCCGGGCGTTTTGTTTTGGAAAAGGGGCGTGCGCTGGCCGGTGGCTCACGCGCCGAACACGGCCTTCGCCAGCAACCCGAGCGCGACGCACACGAGCACGGCCGCGAAACCCGCCTGCACGTGCCGCGCGGCGAGATACCGCGATGCGCCGCGGCCCGCGGCCATCCCGAACGCGGTCGCGACGGCGAACCACAGCGTCACGTCGAGCGGCGCGCGCGTGCCCGACACGAGCGTCGCGAACACGCCGCCGGTGCCGACGAGCGCGATCACCATCAGCGACGTCGCGACGACGCCGTGCATCGACACGTTCGTGAACTTGCGCAGCATCGGCACGATCACGAAACCGCCGCCGACGCCGAGCAGCCCCGTCATCAGGCCGGTCACCGCGCCGGTCGACGCGAGCGTCAGGCCGACGGGCCAGGACCACACGAGCCGGCCCGTATCGGGATTCACGCGACCGACGCACAGCGGCGACGCGTCCGCGTCGACGGGGGCGTTGCGCAGCGCCTGCCGCAGCAGGCGGCCGGCGACGACCAGCATCGTCAGCGCGAACAGCGCGACCAGCAGGCGTTGCGGCAGCACGTGCGCGAGCCGCACGCCGAGTGTGGTCAACGGCACGCCGGCCACGGCCATCAGCAGCGCCGCGCGATAGCGCACGAGCCCGCGGCGGAAGCCTTCGAGCGCGCCGAGCGCGGCGCTGCCCGCCACCGCGACGAGCGCGACCGGCGTGGCCTGCTGCATCGGCCAGCCCATGCCGACGACGAGCGCGGGCACCGCGAGGATGCCGCCGCCCGCGCCGGTCAGGCCGAGCACGGCGCCGACGAAGCCGCCCAGTACGAGAGAAATCAGCATGACGTCATCGGGCTCCGGTCAACGTGCGATCGCGGGTTTCGCGAGCCATTCGCGGCCCTTGAGCATTGCCTTCCAGTAGAGCGGCGGCAGCACGCGTTCCTTGAGCAGCCACGCGAGCCGCGACGGCCGCTTGCCGTCGATCAGCCACGCGGGGAAGGTCGGCGCGACCTTGCCGCCGTACAGGAATTCGGCGAGCACGATCTTGCCGCGCTCGACGGTGAGCGGGCACGAGCCGTAGCCATCGTACGCGGCGTCGCCGTGCGCACGGCCGAGCGATGCGAGCACGTTGTGCGCGACGACCGGCGCCTGCTTGCGGGCGGCGGCGGCCGTTTTTGCATTGGTCGTGTTGGTCGCATCGCCGAGCGCGAAGATGTCCGGAAAATGCTTGTGCCGCAGCGTCGCCGGGTCGACGTCGATCCAGCCGGCCGCGTCCGCGAGCGGGCTCGCGCGCACGAAGTCGGGCGCTTTCTGCGGCGGTACGACGTGGATCATGTCGAACGCGCGCACGACGGTTTCCTTGCCGCCATCCGGCAGCGTACGCACGAACGTCGCGCGGCGCGCGGGCCCGTCGATCGCGACGAGGTTGTGGCCGAACGACAGTGCGATGTCGTAGCTTTTCACGTACTCCATCAGCGCGGGCACGTAATCGGCGACGCCGAACAGCGCGCCGCCCGCATTCAGGAACTCGACGTTCACGGCGTCGAGATGCCCGAGCGGCGCCAGTGGTCGCACGACAGGTACATCGCTTTCTGCGGCGCGCCCGCGCACTTGATCGGCATCGGCGGCTGCGTGAAGAGCGCATTGCCACCGCGCAACGCGCGGACGAGCTCCCACGTGTACGGCGCGAGATCGTAGCGGTAGTTCGACGTGACGCCGTTGCGGCCGAGCGTGTCGGCAAGGCCGTCGATCGCATCCCAGTCGAGCTTGAGCCCCGGGCACACGACGAGCTTGCGGTAGCCGATGCGCCGGCAGCCGTCGAGCACGACCGTATGCGCGTCGGGCTCGAAGCCCGCGACGGCGGCCTGGATCCGCTGCACGCCGCGCGGCAGCACGTCGGTCATTCGGCGCGCGGTGGTCTCGGGCCGGAACACGCCCGCGCCGACCATCGTCCAGCCCGGCTGGTAGTAGTGCACGTCGGCCGGATCGATCACCGCGATGTCGAGCGACGCGTCGCGCGCGAGCAGGCTCGACGCGACCGCGATACCCGCCGCGCCCGCGCCGACGATCACGATGTCGTGCCGCGCGTCGACGGTTGGCGCCGCCGCCTGCCGGCCGCCTTGCGCGACGCGCGAGGCGAGCGCGCGCAGGTCGTAGCCGGCCGCGCCGGCCGTCGCGACGATGTCGTTCAGCGGGCGCAAGCCCGCCTGCGACAGCGCCCACAGCGTGGCCGAGCGCGTGCCGCTGCGGCAGTACGCGAGCACCGGGCCGTCGAGCGACGCGACGAGCGCGCCGAACTGCGCGGCCTGGTCGTCGGTCACCTTGCCCGTGTCGACCGGCAGGTAGTGCACGTCGATGCCGAGCGGCGCGGCGGCCGCGCGGATCTCGGTGACGGTCGGCTGGTCGGGGCCTTCGCCGTCGGGACGGTTGCAGACGATCGCGCGGATGCCCGCCGCGTGCAGCGCGGGCAGGTCGGCCGCCGCGATCTGCGGCGAGACCGACAGCGCGTCGGTCAGCTTGCGAATGGAGGTCATGTCGGGGTTCTCGGTGTATGTGGGCGCTGGCGCTCAGATCGCGTCGAGCGGGATCTTCAGGTAGCGCACGCCATTGTTTTCGGGCTCGGGCAGGTGGCCGGCGCGCATGTTGACCTGCACGGACGGCAGCATCAGCACCGGCATGTCGAGCGTTGCATCGCGCGCGGTGCGCATCGCGACGAAATCGTCCTCGGTCACGCCGTCCTTCACGTGCACGTTCGCGCGGCGCTGTTCGGCCACGGTCGTCACGAACTGCACGTCGCGGCCGCCCGGCTGGTAGTCGTGGCACAGGTACAGGCGCGTGTCGGGCGGCAGGCTAAGCACGCGCGCGATCGAGCGGTACAGCGTGCGCGCGTCGCCGCCCGGGAAATCGCAGCGGGCCGTGCCGTAGTCGGGCATGAACAGCGTGTCGCCGACGAAGGCCGCTCGCTGCGTCGCGTCGTCGACGCAGTAGGTCATGCACGCGGGCGTGTGGCCCGGCGTATGCAGCGCGCGGATCGTCAGCGCGCCGAGCGCGAGCGTGTCGCCGTCGTCGACGAGTTGGTCGAACTGGCGGCCGTCCTCCGCGAAACCGGGGCCGGCGTTGAACAGCGTGCCGAATACGTGCTGCACGCGGCGCACGTGCGAACCGATCGCGATCCGGCCGCCGACCCGCGCCTTCAGGTACGGCGCGGCCGACAGGTGGTCGGCGTGCACGTGCGTCTCCAGCAGCCAGTGCACGGTCGCGCCGAGTTCGGCGACGCGCTCGATCAGCCGGTCGGCGCTGGCGGTGCGCGTGCGACCGGATTTCGGGTCGTAGTCGAGCACGCTGTCGATCAGTGCGCATGCACGGCTCGACATGTCGAGCAGGAGATAGCTGACGGTGTGGGTCGCCGGGTCGAAAAAGCCTTCGACCGACAGCGTGGGGGCGTTGCTCACGGGGTGTCCTCGATCGGGTTCTGCATCTGCAATCGGGATCTTTATCTCAAGAAGCATGCCAGCCTGCGCCTCGCCCCCGGCCGATGCGCCAGAGACTTGATTCGGCTCGGGTTTTCGGTGCGACCGACGCGATGCGCCGACGTCGGTGGCATCCGGTCGCGCACGCGGACTGCCATATCTGGCAGTGTCGTGGCAGAATTGGCAGTCAGCCTGGCAGTCCGTCCGGCACAATCGCCACCGAGCCTTCCGCATGCATCCGCACGACACCATCCCGATCGTTCCCGCGCCGCGCCGCGACGTCATGCCCGACGTGCGCGCGCTCGTCGCGTATCTGGAGCAGGACCCGCAGCCGATGATCGTCGTCGATCCCGACTACCGCATCCTCGCGGCGAACGATGCGTACCGGCGCCAGTTCGGCGTGGCGGGCGTCGAGCACGTCGGCCGCCACTGTTTCCAGGTGTCGCATCACTACGACGTGCCGTGCGACCAGGCCGGCGAGCACTGCCCGATGAAGCAGGCGCTCGAATCGCGCGGGCTGAACCGCGTGCTGCACATCCACCACACGCCGCGCGGCCCCGAGCACGTCGACGTCGAACTGCGGCCGATCTTCGATGCACACGGCAACGTGATCGCCTACGTCGAGCGGCTCACGACCGTGCGCAGTGCGTCCGCGCAGCCGAGCGCGGAAGGGCTCGTCGGCGGCGCCGACGCGTTCAACGCGGCGCTCGGCGCGCTGCAGCGCGTCGCGCCGTCGACGCTGCCCGTGCTGCTGCTCGGTGAATCGGGCACCGGCAAGGAGCTGTTCGCGCGCGCGCTGCACGAGGCGAGCGATCGCGCGATGGGGCCGTTCGTCGTCGTCGATTGCTCGGGGATCGCCGAGTCGCTGTTCGAGAGCGAACTGTTCGGCTACGAGAAGGGCGCGTTCACCGGCGCGAACCAGCGCAAGCCGGGCCTCGTCGAGACCGCGCAGGGCGGCACGCTGTTTCTCGACGAGATCGGCGACGTACCGCTGCCGATGCAGGTGAAGCTGCTGCGGCTGATCGAGTCGGGCACGTTCCGGCGCGTCGGCGGCGTCGAGGCGCTGCGCGCGGATTTCCGGCTCGTCGCGGCCACGCACAAGCCGCTGCGCGAGATGATCGACGACGGCCGGTTCCGGCAGGATCTCTACTACCGGATCAACGCGTTTCCGATTCCGTTGCCGGCGCTGCGCGAACGGCAAGGCGACGTCGCGCTGCTGGCCGAATCGATCCTGCGGCGGATCGCGAACGCGCGCGCCGGCGCGGGCGACGCAAACGCGCGGCCGTTCGCGGCCCGGCCGTTCGTGCTGACCGAGCGCGCGCGCGCGTGTCTCGATGCGTATGCGTGGCCCGGCAACATTCGCGAACTGCGCAACGTGCTCGAACGCGCATGCCTGTTCGCGGACGACGGGACGATCCGGGTCGAGCATCTGCCGGCCGAGCTGGTTGCCGCGGCGGCGGCCCCGCCGGATCGCGCGGCGGATGCGCGCGGCGTGTCGGACACGGAACTCGTGCGGATCGCGCGCACGTTCGACGGCACGCGCAAGGCGCTCGCCGAACAGGTCGGGATGAGCGAGCGGACGTTGTACCGGCGGATGAAGGCGCTCGGGCTCGGGTCGCGCTAACGGTGAGCGGTGTGCGTGCCGGGCGTGCCGGGCGCGACTGGCGGTGGCGGTCGGCTTTGCCGATAATGGCGCGCTTTACGGTCCGGAACGCATTGCCGATGAAGCAGACACACCTCCTTGCGCATGGCCTCTTTCTCGCCGCCGCCGCGCTGACCCACCTTGCACAGGCTGCCGAATACACGTGGACCGATGCGGCCGGCGCGCATGCGGTGACGTTCGCGCGGACCACATCTGGCGACGATGTTCAGCTCAGGGTCTCCGCGACGCTCGACGGCCGCCCCGACTGGACGGTGCGCGACTACGTGAAGGAATGCCCGGTCGACGTGATCCTCGACGTCGTGCCCGCTTCGATCGAAATGCGCGACCTGCTCGGCGACGGCCACAAGCAGTTCCTGTTCGCGTACAAGATCGGCTGCCGCGGCGACGTCAGCGCCGACCAGGTCAAGTACTTCCTGGTCGACCAGGGCACGAAGTACGTGCTGCGCGGCGAGGAGACCGTGACAGTCAAGGGCAGGTTCATGGACGGCGGCGCGCCGCCGGTGCCGAACGCTGAGCTGAAGGCCCATCCCGCGTTTCTTCGCTACATGACGAAGCACTGGCACGGCATCAGCATGCGCGACTACGAGTAGGCGCTCGCGCGGCCTTTGCCGCGCGCGTGCGTTGCGTTCACCGAAGCGGCAGGCGAACGCTGTCCGATAAAAAATTACATCAAAACGACAATTAATTATCGTTTTACGATAATTATCGGCGTAGAATCGGCACACGCTCATTCTCCGTCGAGGACACTCGCATGGATTCCGATCGCATTGCCCGTATCAGCCAGCGCATGGCCGCCGTCACGTTGTGGTTCATCGTCGCGATGCTGGTGCTCAACGCCGCTTGCTGGGCGTTTCCGTCGCTGGCCGCGGCCGACTCCGGGCCGGGTTTCGTGTTCGGCCTGACGGATTCGGTGCTGTCGAACCTGCATGTGGATGTCGCTGCATTCCCGTGGTGGCAAAAGGCGGTCGGCATCGTGCTGTCGAGCGTGCCGCTCATCGCGCTCGCGAACGGCCTGCGCCATCTGCGCGCGCTGTTCCGGACTTACGCGCGCCGCGACTATTTCTCCGCGCAGGCGGCCGGCCATCTCGGCAAGACGGGCCGCGCGATCGGCCTGTGGGTGCTGCTGAGCCTGCTGTGCGAGCCGCTCCTGAGCGTGTGGGCGACGATGCGCGAGCCGGTCGGCCATCGCGTGGTCAGCATCGGCTTCAGCATGCCGTATGTCGTCGCGCTGTTTACCGCGGCCTGTATCGCGGTCATCGCGCACATCCTCCGGCAGGCGAGCGAACTCGACGCCGAACATCGGCAGTTCGTCTGAGGCGCCCATGTCGATCGTAGTCAAACTCGACGTGATGCTCGCGACCCGCAAGGTCCGCTCGAAGGATCTGGCAGCCGCTGTCGGCATCACCGAACAGAATCTGTCGCTGCTCAAGCAAGGGAAGGTCAAGGGCATCCGCTTTGCGACGCTCGAGGCCATCTGCCGTTATCTGGATTGCCAGCCCGGCGATCTGCTCGCGTTCAGCGACGACGGCGATGGCGAGCCGGATTGACGCATCGCGTGGGCGCACGGCCGATGCGGCGGCATGTCGTCCAATCACGGGGCGCGGCATCGCGGATACGGTCGAATAAGGTCGAAACCAGATTGACGAAAGGGCTGTCGGGCGCGCGTCGCGCCGATTGCCGGAACGCGTATTCGGGTGGCGGCCTTCTTGCGTTGCAGATGCCGGCCCTCGATGCGGTTCGCGATACCGGCTGCAGGTGGTGAAGCGGGGCGGCCAGGATCGCGGGCATGGCGGGCAACCCGCCATGTCCGCCATGTCGCCGGTCAGCGCGCAGGCGCAAGCTGCGCCATCGCCTCGCGGATGAAACCGAGCAGCGTTTCGTCGACCCACGCGTCTTTCGTCAGCGCCGGCTCGTTCATCATCGCGTGACGGAATTTCGCATGCGTGGCCGGGTCGGTGCCTGCATAGCTGCAGAACAGCTCGAGCCAGCGTTGCGCGAGCGCGCGGCCCTCCGGCGAATCGGGCTTCGCGCCTGCATCGATCGCGTCGCGCACGTCGGCCATCAACTGCGGCCAATCCATCGCGCGTTCGCCGTAGTGCGCGCGCATGAAGCGGATCTCGTCCGGCGCGAGATATTTCTCGAAGATCCGCATCTTCGTTTCGGCGGACGCGCGCAGCACGTAGTCGCGCAGCGCGGTCGAAATGCCGATCTTCGACTGCATCGCCGGTTCGTGTTCGTGCATCAGGTTCAGCTTCGCCAGCAACCGCGGGTCGTTGTTCGTGTCGCGCACGAGCAGCGACATCCAGCGGCCGGCGAGCGCACGGACGCGCTCGTCCTCCGCCGGCACGCCCGCGTCATGCAGCGTGCGCACGTCGCCGACGAGCGCGATCCATTCCGCGTCGCCGTTCTGGCTCTTGCGGTACATCGGCATGCGCGCGAGTTCTTCTTCCGAGAAATATTTGTCGTACACGGTCATCAACTCCAGTGTGGTGAGCCAATCGGCCAGTTCCGGCTCCGTGCCCGCGGCGAGCTGCGCGTGCAGGCTCACGAGCCGCGTGCGCAGCTGCGCGGTCTGCGCGAGCTGACGGTCGAGCAGCGCGATCTGCTTCGCGACGAGATCGACGAGCGGGGTGCCGGGCTGGTTCAGGTAGTCACCGATTTCGGTGAGCGACAGTCCGAAGCGACGCAGTGCCTGGATCTGGTGGAGCCGGGCGATGTCGTGGCGGTCGTACAGCCGGTAGCCGTTGTCGGCGCGCGCCGAAGGCGTCAGCAGGCCAATCGCGTGATAGTGATGAAGCGTGCGGACGGTCAGCCCGCTGCGTTTCGCCAGTTCTCCCACTTTCAGCCGCATTCGTTCCTCCGTTCGGTACGCACACTGGAGTCTCGAACGTTACGCTACGTGAGGGTCAAGCGGAAGATCTGAAATCGGGCGCGCAGTGGTGTCCTGCGCGCCCGATGGATGCGCCGGCTTATTGCGGCGAAGGCGAGGTGTCGGGCGTGGCGGCGCGCGCTTCGTTGCCGGGCGCGCCGGCACTGGCCGCCGTGTTGGTATTGGCGGT
This genomic interval carries:
- a CDS encoding MBL fold metallo-hydrolase; this encodes MSNAPTLSVEGFFDPATHTVSYLLLDMSSRACALIDSVLDYDPKSGRTRTASADRLIERVAELGATVHWLLETHVHADHLSAAPYLKARVGGRIAIGSHVRRVQHVFGTLFNAGPGFAEDGRQFDQLVDDGDTLALGALTIRALHTPGHTPACMTYCVDDATQRAAFVGDTLFMPDYGTARCDFPGGDARTLYRSIARVLSLPPDTRLYLCHDYQPGGRDVQFVTTVAEQRRANVHVKDGVTEDDFVAMRTARDATLDMPVLMLPSVQVNMRAGHLPEPENNGVRYLKIPLDAI
- a CDS encoding sigma-54 interaction domain-containing protein, producing the protein MHPHDTIPIVPAPRRDVMPDVRALVAYLEQDPQPMIVVDPDYRILAANDAYRRQFGVAGVEHVGRHCFQVSHHYDVPCDQAGEHCPMKQALESRGLNRVLHIHHTPRGPEHVDVELRPIFDAHGNVIAYVERLTTVRSASAQPSAEGLVGGADAFNAALGALQRVAPSTLPVLLLGESGTGKELFARALHEASDRAMGPFVVVDCSGIAESLFESELFGYEKGAFTGANQRKPGLVETAQGGTLFLDEIGDVPLPMQVKLLRLIESGTFRRVGGVEALRADFRLVAATHKPLREMIDDGRFRQDLYYRINAFPIPLPALRERQGDVALLAESILRRIANARAGAGDANARPFAARPFVLTERARACLDAYAWPGNIRELRNVLERACLFADDGTIRVEHLPAELVAAAAAPPDRAADARGVSDTELVRIARTFDGTRKALAEQVGMSERTLYRRMKALGLGSR
- a CDS encoding helix-turn-helix domain-containing protein, which translates into the protein MSIVVKLDVMLATRKVRSKDLAAAVGITEQNLSLLKQGKVKGIRFATLEAICRYLDCQPGDLLAFSDDGDGEPD
- a CDS encoding MerR family transcriptional regulator, whose product is MRLKVGELAKRSGLTVRTLHHYHAIGLLTPSARADNGYRLYDRHDIARLHQIQALRRFGLSLTEIGDYLNQPGTPLVDLVAKQIALLDRQLAQTAQLRTRLVSLHAQLAAGTEPELADWLTTLELMTVYDKYFSEEELARMPMYRKSQNGDAEWIALVGDVRTLHDAGVPAEDERVRALAGRWMSLLVRDTNNDPRLLAKLNLMHEHEPAMQSKIGISTALRDYVLRASAETKMRIFEKYLAPDEIRFMRAHYGERAMDWPQLMADVRDAIDAGAKPDSPEGRALAQRWLELFCSYAGTDPATHAKFRHAMMNEPALTKDAWVDETLLGFIREAMAQLAPAR
- a CDS encoding DUF2975 domain-containing protein, producing the protein MDSDRIARISQRMAAVTLWFIVAMLVLNAACWAFPSLAAADSGPGFVFGLTDSVLSNLHVDVAAFPWWQKAVGIVLSSVPLIALANGLRHLRALFRTYARRDYFSAQAAGHLGKTGRAIGLWVLLSLLCEPLLSVWATMREPVGHRVVSIGFSMPYVVALFTAACIAVIAHILRQASELDAEHRQFV
- a CDS encoding M949_RS01915 family surface polysaccharide biosynthesis protein, which gives rise to MKQTHLLAHGLFLAAAALTHLAQAAEYTWTDAAGAHAVTFARTTSGDDVQLRVSATLDGRPDWTVRDYVKECPVDVILDVVPASIEMRDLLGDGHKQFLFAYKIGCRGDVSADQVKYFLVDQGTKYVLRGEETVTVKGRFMDGGAPPVPNAELKAHPAFLRYMTKHWHGISMRDYE
- a CDS encoding sulfite exporter TauE/SafE family protein, with translation MLISLVLGGFVGAVLGLTGAGGGILAVPALVVGMGWPMQQATPVALVAVAGSAALGALEGFRRGLVRYRAALLMAVAGVPLTTLGVRLAHVLPQRLLVALFALTMLVVAGRLLRQALRNAPVDADASPLCVGRVNPDTGRLVWSWPVGLTLASTGAVTGLMTGLLGVGGGFVIVPMLRKFTNVSMHGVVATSLMVIALVGTGGVFATLVSGTRAPLDVTLWFAVATAFGMAAGRGASRYLAARHVQAGFAAVLVCVALGLLAKAVFGA